A genomic stretch from Chryseobacterium sp. SNU WT5 includes:
- a CDS encoding IS1595 family transposase: MNIFSFGVEFSSEEDCIFHFKAERDKIGVSCKCGKTDFFWIKSRLSYECKSCRKRTSLRSGTIMENSNLSFLVWYKAMFLMSATKKGFSAKEMQRQLGLKRYEPVWAMMHKLRKAMGKRDERYTLEGMIEMDEGYFTVESRELEQEKGIRGRGAVGKQNVAVMAESTPLENIETGETSKSCRYFKAIVLEDHTAEGINETIKESLAESSIVFTDQSTSYVDISQLVEIHISEKSSKETTKDTLRWVHIFISNAKRNLLGNYHKIKRKNLQLYLNEFVYKLNRRYFEDKLFDRLVIASITEV; this comes from the coding sequence ATGAATATTTTTAGTTTTGGCGTAGAGTTTAGCAGTGAAGAGGATTGTATATTTCATTTCAAAGCAGAACGTGACAAAATTGGTGTTTCCTGCAAGTGCGGAAAAACTGATTTTTTTTGGATTAAAAGCAGATTAAGTTACGAGTGTAAATCTTGTAGAAAGCGAACTTCATTACGAAGTGGAACCATCATGGAGAATTCCAATTTGTCCTTTCTAGTTTGGTATAAAGCGATGTTTTTGATGAGTGCAACAAAAAAGGGATTTTCTGCTAAAGAAATGCAAAGGCAATTAGGTTTGAAGCGCTATGAGCCAGTTTGGGCCATGATGCACAAATTGAGAAAAGCGATGGGAAAACGAGATGAAAGATACACTTTAGAGGGCATGATTGAAATGGATGAAGGGTATTTTACAGTTGAATCTAGAGAACTGGAACAAGAGAAAGGGATTCGTGGAAGAGGTGCAGTTGGAAAGCAAAATGTTGCAGTGATGGCGGAATCTACGCCATTAGAAAATATAGAAACGGGAGAGACATCGAAATCTTGTAGATATTTTAAAGCAATAGTATTAGAAGATCATACAGCAGAGGGAATTAATGAGACTATTAAAGAATCTTTGGCAGAATCCAGCATAGTTTTTACAGATCAAAGCACGTCATATGTTGATATATCACAACTTGTAGAAATTCATATTTCAGAAAAATCTTCGAAAGAAACTACAAAAGATACTTTGCGTTGGGTTCACATATTTATCAGTAATGCGAAAAGGAATTTATTAGGAAATTACCACAAAATAAAACGCAAAAACCTTCAACTTTATCTAAATGAGTTTGTTTATAAGTTAAATCGGAGATATTTTGAAGATAAACTGTTCGATAGACTTGTGATAGCAAGCATTACAGAAGTATGA
- a CDS encoding ADP-ribosylglycohydrolase family protein, protein MTDLQYKIKSALFGVAIGDALGVPVEFKSREYLDQNPVTEMFGYGTYNQPPGTFSDDSSMTFCLAEALTHDFDLTRIGENFVKWYHENFWAARGEVFDIGIATREAINRLARGEQPEFAGSIHPSSNGNGSLMRILPLLFHIKDLPISERYEITKKVSSITHGHIRSVISCFYYLEFAKEILLGRNKFEIYKKLQTQIPDFLNSLSINPHEIALFDRLLKEDVSELEKNAISSSGYVLHSLEASIWCLLTTDNYKDSTLKAVNLGEDTDTTAAIAGGLAGLLYGFDTIPNSWLELLARKDDIEDLAERLTTKIGS, encoded by the coding sequence ATGACAGATTTACAGTACAAAATCAAATCCGCTTTATTTGGTGTGGCGATCGGTGATGCCTTAGGTGTTCCGGTGGAATTTAAAAGCCGCGAATATCTCGACCAAAATCCAGTTACCGAAATGTTTGGCTACGGAACTTACAATCAGCCACCCGGAACTTTTTCAGATGACAGTTCCATGACTTTTTGTTTGGCAGAAGCTTTAACTCACGATTTCGATCTCACCCGAATTGGAGAAAATTTTGTGAAATGGTATCACGAAAATTTTTGGGCAGCGCGTGGTGAAGTTTTCGATATTGGTATTGCGACCAGAGAAGCCATAAACCGACTTGCTCGGGGAGAACAACCAGAATTTGCTGGGAGCATTCATCCTTCATCCAACGGAAATGGTTCTTTAATGCGTATTTTACCACTGCTGTTCCACATCAAAGATTTGCCGATTTCTGAACGGTATGAAATCACGAAAAAAGTTTCTTCAATCACTCACGGACATATTCGATCGGTGATTTCCTGTTTTTATTATCTTGAATTTGCAAAAGAGATTTTATTAGGAAGAAACAAATTTGAGATCTATAAAAAACTACAAACCCAAATCCCGGATTTTTTAAATTCACTTTCTATCAATCCGCATGAAATAGCTTTATTTGACCGACTTTTAAAAGAGGACGTTTCAGAATTAGAAAAAAATGCAATTTCGAGCAGCGGTTATGTTCTTCATTCTTTAGAGGCCAGCATTTGGTGTTTATTGACGACTGATAATTATAAAGATTCAACTTTAAAGGCCGTAAACTTAGGAGAAGATACCGACACAACTGCTGCAATAGCAGGCGGATTAGCCGGGTTACTTTATGGTTTTGATACCATTCCAAACAGTTGGCTCGAACTCCTGGCTCGCAAAGACGATATTGAAGATTTGGCAGAAAGATTGACTACAAAAATCGGAAGCTAA
- a CDS encoding single-stranded DNA-binding protein yields the protein MSLRNKITLIGRTGKEVEIVQFENGKLAKVSLATSDHYTNAMGEKVEETQWHNLVCNGKLADIMEKYVEKGKEIAVEGKVIYRTYDDKDGTKRYITEIRVMEILLLGAK from the coding sequence ATGTCACTAAGAAACAAAATTACCTTAATCGGTAGAACAGGAAAAGAAGTCGAAATCGTACAGTTCGAAAACGGCAAATTAGCTAAAGTAAGTTTAGCAACAAGCGATCATTACACAAATGCCATGGGTGAAAAAGTGGAGGAAACGCAATGGCATAACCTAGTCTGCAATGGAAAGCTTGCCGATATTATGGAAAAGTATGTGGAAAAAGGTAAAGAAATCGCCGTAGAAGGGAAAGTAATTTACAGAACTTACGATGATAAGGATGGCACGAAACGTTATATCACAGAAATCCGAGTAATGGAAATTCTATTGCTTGGTGCTAAGTAG
- the rpsO gene encoding 30S ribosomal protein S15 — translation MYLTTDTKKEIFAKHGKSDADTGSAEGQIALFTFRINHLSNHLKKNHKDYATERSLVLLVGKRKALLDYLKKKEINRYRAIIAELGIRK, via the coding sequence ATGTACTTAACAACTGACACGAAGAAAGAGATCTTCGCAAAACATGGAAAGTCTGATGCAGACACAGGAAGCGCAGAAGGACAGATTGCCCTTTTCACTTTTAGAATTAATCACCTTTCAAATCATCTGAAAAAGAATCACAAAGATTATGCAACTGAGCGTTCTTTGGTACTTTTAGTAGGTAAGAGAAAAGCACTATTAGATTATCTTAAGAAAAAAGAAATTAATCGATACAGAGCTATTATTGCTGAGCTAGGAATAAGAAAATAA
- the uvrA gene encoding excinuclease ABC subunit UvrA: MKDEKEYIEVYGAREHNLKNIDVKIPRNELVVITGLSGSGKSSLAFDTIFAEGQRRYIETFSAYARQFLGGLERPDVDKIDGLSPVIAIEQKTTNKNPRSTVGTVTELYDFLRLLFARVSDAYSLTSGHRLVSYTEEQILDAIKNNYKGEKVMLLAPVVRSRKGHYHELFVQMAKKGYGQARIDGEIKDIEYDLKLDRYKTHDIDIVIDRWIIGETASEARMEKSLKTTLQMGEGVIGIQKLGSETIEYFSKNLMDADTGHSLALPEPNTFSFNSPKGSCPYCKGLGTVKKVNTDYFVENPKLSINQGGLLPLEDIKSNKWVLGQIKNILEIYGLSLATPLKDIPKEALDYIYNGCHKEINKDLKHAGINKKIKVNFDGLIVLINEVIEDKESYEATLLERHFTTEETCPDCKGTRLQESSLSFKIDGKNIAEINALSLLDLKDWLIQVEDKFSKNNKIIAHEILKEIKTRLQFLLDVGLDYLSLSRSSRTLSGGESQRIRLATQIGSQLVNVLYILDEPSIGLHQRDNERLITSLKNLRDIGNSVIVVEHDKDMIMEADEVLDIGPRAGKFGGEILWQGKPKDLLKADTITADYMTGKRKIEVPEVRREGNGKSLVLKGATGNNLKNVNLEIPLGKLVVVTGISGSGKSSLISGTLYPILNQHFYRAVKEPLPYKKIEGIDNIDKIVDVDQTPIGRTPRSNPATYTGMFTDIRNLFAELPESKIRGYKAGRFSFNVKGGRCETCQGGGLKVIEMNFLPDVYVHCETCNGKRFNRETLEVRYKGKSISDVLQMTIDEATDFFQPIPKIYAKVKTMQDVGLGYITIGQQSTTLSGGEAQRIKLATELSKRQTGNTLYILDEPTTGLHFEDVKVLMDAINKLVDLGNSFIIIEHNLDVIKLADHIIDVGPEGGYRGGEIIAKGTPEEVARSKKSLTAKFLKRELK, encoded by the coding sequence ATGAAAGACGAAAAAGAATATATTGAAGTTTACGGCGCACGTGAACATAATTTAAAAAATATCGATGTCAAGATTCCCCGCAATGAATTAGTTGTGATCACGGGACTTTCAGGCAGTGGTAAATCCTCCTTAGCGTTTGATACCATATTCGCCGAAGGACAAAGAAGATACATTGAAACGTTCTCTGCATACGCCAGACAGTTTTTGGGTGGTTTAGAAAGACCTGATGTTGATAAAATCGACGGCCTTTCACCAGTAATCGCCATCGAACAGAAAACAACTAATAAAAATCCAAGATCCACGGTTGGTACGGTGACTGAATTATATGACTTTTTGCGTTTACTTTTCGCTAGAGTTTCAGATGCCTATTCCTTAACCTCTGGACATCGACTGGTTAGTTATACCGAAGAACAGATTTTAGATGCGATCAAAAATAATTACAAGGGAGAAAAAGTGATGCTTTTAGCACCAGTTGTTCGCTCCAGAAAAGGTCATTACCATGAGCTTTTTGTCCAAATGGCCAAGAAAGGTTACGGACAGGCAAGAATTGATGGAGAGATCAAGGATATCGAATATGATTTAAAACTCGACCGGTATAAAACTCATGATATAGATATTGTAATTGATCGGTGGATCATCGGTGAAACTGCTTCCGAAGCCAGAATGGAAAAGTCGCTGAAAACAACTTTGCAAATGGGTGAAGGAGTGATCGGAATTCAGAAATTGGGATCAGAAACCATCGAATATTTTTCTAAAAATTTGATGGATGCAGATACGGGACATTCTTTGGCTTTGCCAGAACCAAATACTTTTTCATTTAACTCACCGAAAGGAAGCTGCCCTTATTGCAAAGGTTTAGGAACCGTGAAAAAAGTAAATACGGATTATTTCGTTGAAAACCCCAAATTATCAATTAATCAGGGTGGTTTACTGCCTTTGGAGGATATTAAATCCAACAAATGGGTTTTGGGACAAATTAAAAATATTTTAGAGATATATGGCCTTTCCTTAGCAACGCCGTTGAAGGATATTCCGAAAGAAGCGTTGGATTATATTTATAATGGTTGCCATAAAGAGATCAATAAAGATCTAAAACATGCAGGAATCAATAAGAAAATTAAAGTCAATTTTGATGGACTTATTGTGTTGATTAATGAAGTGATAGAAGATAAAGAAAGCTATGAGGCAACTTTATTAGAAAGACATTTTACAACCGAAGAAACTTGTCCCGATTGTAAAGGAACAAGATTACAGGAGTCCAGTTTAAGTTTTAAAATTGACGGCAAGAATATTGCGGAAATCAATGCATTGTCTTTGCTCGATTTAAAAGACTGGCTGATTCAGGTTGAAGATAAATTTAGCAAGAATAATAAAATAATCGCTCACGAGATACTTAAAGAAATCAAAACAAGATTACAGTTTCTGTTGGATGTGGGTTTAGATTATCTGAGTTTAAGTCGTAGTTCAAGAACACTTTCTGGAGGAGAATCTCAGCGGATCCGACTGGCCACCCAAATTGGTTCTCAATTGGTCAATGTTCTTTATATTTTAGATGAACCTTCCATTGGTCTGCATCAAAGAGATAATGAAAGATTAATCACCTCTTTAAAAAACCTTCGGGATATCGGTAATTCTGTTATTGTCGTAGAACATGACAAAGACATGATCATGGAAGCTGATGAGGTTTTGGATATCGGTCCGCGTGCCGGAAAATTTGGTGGCGAGATCTTATGGCAGGGAAAACCAAAAGATTTGTTGAAAGCAGATACCATAACCGCAGATTATATGACTGGGAAAAGAAAAATTGAAGTTCCAGAAGTTCGGAGGGAAGGAAATGGTAAATCTTTAGTTTTAAAAGGTGCGACGGGAAATAATTTAAAGAATGTAAACCTTGAAATTCCATTAGGAAAGCTGGTTGTGGTGACTGGAATTTCGGGAAGTGGCAAGTCTTCTTTGATTAGTGGAACCTTATATCCGATTTTGAATCAGCATTTTTATAGAGCTGTAAAAGAGCCTTTACCTTATAAAAAAATTGAAGGAATCGACAATATTGATAAAATTGTTGATGTTGATCAAACGCCAATCGGAAGAACACCACGCTCAAATCCAGCAACATATACAGGAATGTTTACCGACATTCGGAACTTATTTGCAGAACTGCCAGAATCGAAAATTCGAGGTTATAAAGCTGGTAGATTTTCATTTAATGTAAAAGGCGGACGATGTGAAACTTGTCAGGGTGGTGGCTTGAAAGTGATTGAAATGAATTTCTTGCCGGATGTTTATGTGCATTGTGAAACCTGTAACGGAAAACGTTTTAACCGCGAAACTTTAGAAGTTCGCTATAAAGGGAAGTCAATTTCAGATGTTTTACAAATGACAATAGACGAAGCTACAGATTTCTTTCAGCCGATTCCAAAGATCTATGCCAAAGTAAAAACGATGCAGGATGTTGGTTTAGGATACATCACGATTGGCCAACAGTCGACTACCTTAAGTGGTGGAGAAGCGCAGCGGATTAAATTAGCTACAGAATTATCTAAAAGACAAACAGGAAATACATTATATATTCTTGATGAGCCAACCACTGGTTTGCATTTTGAAGATGTAAAAGTGTTAATGGATGCAATCAATAAATTAGTCGATTTAGGAAACTCATTTATTATTATTGAGCATAATCTAGATGTGATAAAATTGGCAGATCATATCATTGACGTTGGTCCAGAAGGTGGTTATCGTGGTGGAGAGATTATCGCAAAAGGAACACCCGAAGAAGTTGCCAGATCGAAAAAATCGTTAACTGCTAAATTCTTAAAAAGAGAATTGAAATAG
- a CDS encoding class I SAM-dependent methyltransferase: MENYLDINRKLWNAKVDSHLKSDFYFVNEFIKGRTSLNSIELDLLGNIKDKKILHLQCHFGQDSISLSRLGAKVTGIDLSDKAIEAAKDLAAKCGTDTEFIVSDVYDLPNVLHQKFEIIYTTYGTIGWLPDLQKWAEVISHFLKPGGKLIFVEFHPVVWMYDNDFTFVQYSYFKDQQIIETNEGTYADRTADVANEEVSWNHSLSEVLTSLLGENLQLQSFQEYNWSPYPCFRHIEEIEKGKYQIPQFGNKIPLVYSLVAEKK; this comes from the coding sequence ATGGAAAACTATCTCGACATCAACCGAAAATTATGGAATGCAAAAGTAGATTCGCACCTCAAATCTGATTTCTATTTTGTAAATGAATTTATAAAAGGCCGAACTTCTTTAAACTCAATCGAACTTGATCTTTTAGGAAATATTAAAGATAAAAAAATCCTGCATTTGCAATGTCATTTCGGACAGGATTCTATTTCACTTTCCCGACTCGGCGCAAAAGTTACCGGAATCGATTTGTCAGATAAAGCCATCGAAGCCGCAAAAGATTTAGCAGCGAAATGTGGAACAGATACCGAATTTATTGTTTCAGATGTTTATGATTTACCAAATGTTCTGCATCAGAAATTCGAAATCATTTATACGACTTACGGAACAATTGGTTGGCTTCCCGATTTGCAGAAATGGGCAGAAGTAATTTCTCATTTTTTAAAACCCGGCGGCAAATTAATCTTCGTAGAATTTCATCCCGTCGTTTGGATGTACGATAATGACTTCACTTTTGTGCAATACAGTTATTTTAAAGACCAACAGATTATAGAAACCAACGAAGGAACTTACGCAGACCGAACCGCCGATGTGGCCAATGAAGAAGTCAGTTGGAATCATTCTCTGTCCGAAGTTTTGACCAGTCTGTTAGGGGAGAATTTGCAGCTGCAATCGTTTCAGGAATACAATTGGTCGCCGTATCCATGTTTCCGCCATATCGAAGAAATCGAAAAAGGAAAATATCAAATTCCTCAGTTTGGAAATAAAATACCACTTGTTTATTCTCTGGTGGCAGAGAAAAAATAA
- a CDS encoding pyruvate decarboxylase — MKNLYFVKNTFTVLFLLTGYYTVLAQSVSETKGRKISKVLYFNPEVFPDINEIKEPTYTAFFSALSDELSNSKNTELLRVDYNIPFDTVEKALILEFCINNNAQFAVVPKVKYFKVGFGKYVFSNQVIISMKIFNATGDLLAETSYDTYRKKGRMLGSAENSIKIGTFGALKALNKILRKKYRSGYTTVNEYEMFPAEQFSFIAN; from the coding sequence ATGAAAAATCTTTACTTTGTCAAAAATACATTTACCGTACTATTTCTGTTAACAGGTTATTATACAGTACTGGCTCAAAGTGTGTCGGAGACTAAAGGCCGCAAGATTTCTAAGGTACTTTATTTTAACCCGGAAGTCTTTCCGGATATCAATGAAATTAAGGAACCTACTTACACCGCTTTTTTTAGTGCTTTATCTGATGAACTAAGTAATTCTAAAAATACTGAGTTGTTAAGAGTTGACTATAATATTCCATTTGACACCGTAGAAAAAGCATTAATTTTAGAATTTTGCATAAATAACAATGCGCAGTTTGCGGTAGTTCCAAAAGTTAAATATTTTAAAGTTGGTTTTGGAAAATACGTTTTCTCTAATCAAGTGATTATTAGCATGAAAATATTTAATGCTACTGGTGATTTACTGGCGGAAACTTCGTATGATACTTATAGAAAAAAAGGAAGAATGTTGGGTTCTGCAGAGAATTCAATTAAAATTGGGACTTTTGGTGCGCTGAAAGCTTTAAATAAAATTCTAAGAAAAAAGTACCGCTCTGGGTATACAACAGTAAACGAATATGAAATGTTCCCCGCTGAACAATTTTCGTTTATTGCAAATTAG
- a CDS encoding GlsB/YeaQ/YmgE family stress response membrane protein: protein MGILWTLIIGAIAGWLGSQIFKGGSLGLIGNIVVGIVGGFIGYWLLGGRLGEGVVGEILTGTVGAIVLLAIVNLFTRGKV, encoded by the coding sequence ATGGGAATTCTATGGACATTGATTATCGGTGCAATTGCAGGTTGGTTAGGATCACAAATATTTAAAGGCGGAAGTCTTGGATTAATAGGGAATATCGTTGTAGGTATTGTCGGTGGTTTTATCGGATATTGGTTGCTGGGAGGCAGACTGGGTGAAGGCGTAGTTGGTGAAATCCTAACCGGTACTGTTGGTGCTATTGTATTATTAGCAATTGTAAACTTATTCACCAGAGGAAAAGTATAG
- a CDS encoding GNAT family N-acetyltransferase: protein METGIRKIQKSDNELLAKIIRSCFHDFKVPTQGTVYEESATDHLYELFSEENSALFVAEVDGELCGCCGIFPTEGLSENCAELVKFYIHKDFRGKGLGKKLMEESIEFAKISDYESIYIESLPEFSTAVSIYEKQGFTYLKKPLGNSGHSGCNLWMIKHL, encoded by the coding sequence ATGGAAACTGGTATTAGAAAAATTCAAAAATCAGATAATGAATTGTTAGCAAAAATTATTCGCAGTTGCTTTCATGATTTTAAAGTTCCTACGCAAGGAACTGTTTATGAAGAGTCAGCGACAGATCATTTATACGAATTGTTTAGCGAAGAAAACTCAGCGTTGTTTGTAGCAGAAGTTGATGGTGAATTATGTGGTTGCTGTGGGATTTTCCCCACCGAAGGTTTATCAGAAAACTGTGCCGAACTCGTTAAGTTTTATATCCACAAAGATTTTCGAGGAAAAGGTTTAGGCAAAAAGTTAATGGAAGAAAGTATTGAGTTTGCAAAAATATCGGATTATGAATCCATTTATATAGAAAGTTTACCCGAGTTTTCAACAGCTGTTTCCATCTACGAAAAGCAGGGTTTTACTTACCTGAAAAAACCACTGGGCAATTCAGGACATAGCGGTTGCAACCTTTGGATGATCAAGCATCTTTAG
- a CDS encoding HRDC domain-containing protein: MKVQIFKIRLSDEFIYTDQKALDRFLQENNILKYETAFVKDEESYWSVVLYFEELKIQVNEAKPERYSATEDDLSQDEVKIMDSLKLWRSEKAREKSLPVYLIATNKELFSIAKYKPAKKEELLDIKGFGKYKIENYGEEIIEILETV, translated from the coding sequence ATGAAAGTTCAAATATTTAAAATAAGATTGTCAGACGAATTTATTTATACAGATCAAAAAGCGCTCGACCGTTTTTTACAGGAAAATAATATTCTGAAATACGAGACCGCTTTTGTAAAAGACGAAGAAAGTTATTGGTCGGTTGTTCTTTATTTCGAAGAATTGAAAATACAGGTTAACGAAGCAAAACCTGAAAGATACAGCGCAACTGAAGATGACCTCAGTCAGGATGAAGTAAAAATTATGGATTCGCTCAAATTATGGCGCTCCGAAAAAGCGAGAGAAAAAAGTCTTCCTGTTTACTTGATCGCGACCAACAAAGAATTGTTTTCTATTGCAAAATATAAACCTGCAAAAAAAGAAGAGTTGCTGGACATCAAAGGTTTCGGGAAATACAAGATCGAAAATTACGGTGAAGAGATCATTGAGATCTTAGAAACTGTTTAA
- a CDS encoding EamA family transporter translates to MWWIYALLSAFFAALTAIFAKVGVENVNSNLATAIRTVVVLIMIWMIVFFRNEYKAIGELSSRNWIFLTISGFATGLSWIFYFKALQMGEVSKVAGIDKLSLALTIIFAVIFLGETLTWKTAVGAGLIIAGTLFLIWK, encoded by the coding sequence ATGTGGTGGATTTACGCTTTACTTTCGGCTTTCTTTGCTGCACTAACCGCGATTTTTGCGAAAGTCGGCGTAGAAAATGTAAACTCGAATTTGGCGACTGCCATTAGAACAGTGGTTGTTTTGATCATGATTTGGATGATCGTTTTCTTCCGAAACGAATATAAAGCAATCGGCGAATTATCTTCCCGAAACTGGATTTTTCTAACCATCTCAGGATTCGCAACCGGACTTTCCTGGATCTTTTACTTTAAAGCATTACAAATGGGCGAAGTTTCAAAAGTTGCCGGAATCGATAAACTCAGTTTGGCTCTAACCATTATTTTTGCAGTCATATTTTTAGGCGAAACATTAACCTGGAAAACAGCCGTGGGCGCAGGTTTAATTATCGCCGGAACTTTATTTTTAATCTGGAAATAA
- the hisS gene encoding histidine--tRNA ligase, whose product MKPSLAKGTRDFSAEEVYRRKFITNILQKNFELFGFQPLETPSFENLSTLTGKYGEEGDRLIFKILNSGDYASKTKDEDWSAKNSQKLISQISEKALRYDLTVPFARYVAMNHGQMTFPFKRYQIQPVWRADRPQKGRFREFYQCDADVVGSVSLWQEVELVQLYVKSFAELNVKVVLHLNNRKILSGLAEFAGISDQLIDFTVALDKLDKIGKEGVVKELLEKSINQESIDKLDFLFTQSENALENLAQLKQKFQGNEIGTTGVEELEFVLTKSFELGISEESLKFDITLARGLDYYTGAIFEVKATDVAMGSIGGGGRYDNLTEVFGVKNIPGIGVSFGLDRIYLVMEELGLFPEDSVKTVQYLFANYGENESLAAMKIIGQLRAKGISAELYPESAKLKKQFTYAEKKGIPNLVFYGEQEISEGKITVKDLKTGEQIIQTTEEFIA is encoded by the coding sequence ATGAAGCCCAGTTTAGCAAAAGGAACCAGAGATTTTTCTGCCGAAGAAGTGTACCGAAGAAAATTTATCACCAATATTTTACAGAAAAATTTTGAACTTTTTGGTTTCCAACCATTAGAAACACCGAGTTTCGAAAACCTTTCTACTTTAACCGGAAAATACGGCGAAGAAGGTGATCGGTTGATTTTTAAGATTCTAAATTCCGGTGATTATGCTTCCAAAACAAAAGACGAAGACTGGTCGGCTAAAAATTCGCAAAAACTGATTTCACAAATTTCTGAAAAGGCATTGCGCTACGACTTAACAGTTCCTTTCGCAAGATATGTTGCCATGAATCACGGACAAATGACTTTCCCTTTTAAACGTTATCAGATTCAACCGGTTTGGCGTGCTGATCGTCCGCAGAAAGGACGTTTTCGTGAGTTTTATCAGTGTGATGCCGATGTCGTTGGAAGTGTAAGTTTATGGCAGGAAGTCGAGTTGGTTCAATTATATGTAAAGTCGTTTGCGGAACTAAATGTGAAGGTGGTTCTTCATTTAAATAATAGAAAAATACTTTCTGGTTTAGCAGAATTTGCTGGAATTTCTGATCAATTAATTGACTTTACCGTTGCGCTTGACAAACTGGATAAAATTGGAAAAGAAGGAGTTGTTAAAGAACTTTTAGAAAAAAGCATCAATCAGGAATCGATCGATAAATTAGATTTTCTCTTTACGCAAAGTGAAAATGCTCTTGAGAATTTAGCACAATTAAAACAAAAATTCCAAGGAAATGAAATCGGAACGACTGGAGTAGAAGAGTTAGAGTTCGTCTTAACGAAATCTTTTGAACTCGGAATTTCCGAAGAAAGCTTAAAATTCGATATCACTTTAGCCAGAGGACTCGATTATTATACCGGCGCTATTTTCGAAGTGAAAGCCACAGATGTTGCCATGGGTTCCATTGGCGGTGGCGGTCGTTATGATAATTTAACCGAAGTTTTTGGAGTGAAAAATATTCCGGGAATTGGAGTTTCGTTTGGTCTGGACCGAATTTATTTGGTGATGGAAGAACTAGGATTATTTCCGGAGGATTCGGTGAAAACGGTGCAATATCTTTTTGCCAATTATGGAGAAAATGAATCTTTGGCCGCGATGAAAATTATCGGTCAACTTCGCGCGAAAGGAATTTCTGCAGAACTCTATCCTGAATCTGCAAAATTGAAAAAGCAGTTTACCTACGCCGAAAAGAAAGGAATTCCAAACTTGGTTTTCTATGGCGAGCAGGAAATTTCAGAAGGAAAAATTACCGTTAAGGATTTGAAAACCGGAGAACAAATTATTCAGACGACAGAAGAGTTTATAGCCTAA